The following are encoded in a window of Stigmatella erecta genomic DNA:
- a CDS encoding glycosyltransferase family 4 protein — MSTGPIAFDASLWDEPTTGIGLYTRCLASALEAEGASLERFGARSSGEFPRGTLGRSGYVLARLPGDLRGSPARLYHALGNFNLPLTRVPGKAYVLTVHDLLPLTMPETVSTAFRWQFRLWLSRSLMLADRVVCVSAHTQQALEARFPETVGRTEVIHNGVDHVVAEPLDATGQAFVRSLALPKDFVLYAGSLDVRKNVGLVLDALERLRAQGRQVPLVLAGQSWFGSGPVEQRVGRMRAEGFDIRPLGYQSAPVFYELMRRAALFVFPSRGEGFGLPPLEAMHLGTPAIVSTAGSLPEVCADAAPSVGPEDAAGLAALLARLLEAPEERRHWAQKGQRRAAEFTWKRAAERTLRVYEAALRA, encoded by the coding sequence GTGTCCACCGGCCCCATAGCTTTCGACGCGAGCCTCTGGGATGAGCCGACCACCGGGATCGGCCTCTACACCCGCTGCCTGGCCTCGGCCCTGGAGGCGGAAGGTGCCTCGCTGGAGCGCTTCGGGGCGCGGAGCTCGGGAGAGTTTCCCCGGGGCACGCTGGGGCGCTCGGGCTACGTGCTGGCGCGGCTGCCCGGGGACCTGAGGGGCTCGCCGGCGCGGCTCTACCACGCGCTGGGCAACTTCAACCTTCCGCTCACGCGCGTGCCCGGCAAGGCCTATGTGCTCACGGTGCATGACCTGCTGCCGCTGACGATGCCGGAGACTGTGTCTACGGCCTTCCGGTGGCAGTTCCGCCTGTGGCTCTCGCGCAGCCTGATGCTCGCGGACCGGGTGGTGTGCGTGAGCGCGCATACCCAGCAGGCGCTGGAGGCCCGCTTCCCAGAGACCGTGGGCCGCACGGAAGTCATTCATAACGGCGTGGACCACGTGGTGGCCGAGCCCCTGGACGCGACGGGCCAGGCGTTCGTGCGCTCCCTGGCCCTGCCCAAGGACTTCGTGCTGTACGCGGGCTCGCTGGATGTGCGCAAGAACGTGGGGCTGGTGCTCGACGCGCTGGAGCGGCTCCGGGCCCAGGGGCGGCAGGTGCCGCTGGTGCTCGCGGGGCAGAGCTGGTTTGGCTCGGGGCCCGTGGAGCAGCGGGTGGGGCGTATGCGCGCCGAGGGCTTCGACATCCGCCCGCTGGGGTACCAATCCGCGCCCGTCTTCTACGAGCTGATGCGCCGGGCCGCCCTCTTCGTCTTCCCCTCGCGGGGGGAGGGCTTCGGGTTGCCGCCGCTGGAGGCCATGCACCTGGGCACCCCGGCCATCGTCTCCACTGCGGGCTCGCTGCCCGAGGTCTGCGCGGACGCGGCGCCCTCGGTGGGGCCGGAGGATGCCGCGGGGCTGGCGGCGCTCCTGGCACGGCTGCTGGAGGCCCCCGAGGAGCGGCGGCACTGGGCCCAGAAGGGCCAGCGCCGGGCCGCGGAGTTCACCTGGAAGCGCGCCGCGGAGCGGACGCTCAGGGTGTACGAGGCGGCGCTCCGGGCGTAG
- a CDS encoding glycosyltransferase family 4 protein, giving the protein MAVHQLIPSFVAGDATGQAALHLQWLLRRMGHFGDIHAAEVGPGLESLAQPLKALRPGPEDLVLYHHGIASPLSGRLMHLPCRRGLVFHNISPARFYAGTPLAEALTAGRAQLAALAPFVDLALGVSDFNTAELHAAGYRNLHTVPLFIEPGRFAASWADPARRQALEGPSPTVLSVSRVAPHKRFEDLIALHAELLRLRPQARLLLVGGYEPGSRYFKSLQRAAKGLSGVHFLGRLNHAELVAAYRAAQVFVSMSEHEGFGVPLIEAMAAEVPVLAFGAAAVPETLGGAGIVFDQKRFAFLAELVVELSEDAALRERILQGQAQRLGFFSAEHSQQALEKALATVAPAPAAPRRRTAKPKRPRVAIVVQRYGEVTGGAERHAQQVAEHLAPHWNLTLLTTCAKNHLTWENVFPAGEDRVEGLPVLRFPVTRTRNIRPFNGLSRQVFDRPNERLREEHWVAEQGPLCPGLLSHLASTADAYDGYLFFTYLYAPTVWGLPLVARRAMLVPTAHDEPPLRFGVYADVFERPRVLMCNTPEEVALIGRFYPDHARARVVGVGVDRPAAQGERFRQKHGLKRDYLLYVGRLEPGKGIPELLSHHRALQERYADAPDLVLAGDANMALGGPGVHYVGRVSEQDKHDALAGALAVVVPSRFESLSLLTLEAFAQGTPVLVNGHSEVLAGQVDRSQAGRTYTDLESFITGLREVGEQRQALGSRGLTYAKRHGWPQVVEAYREEMDLILQEKRR; this is encoded by the coding sequence ATGGCGGTCCATCAGTTGATTCCCAGCTTCGTCGCGGGTGACGCCACCGGCCAGGCCGCGCTGCACCTGCAGTGGCTGCTGCGCCGGATGGGCCACTTCGGGGACATCCACGCCGCCGAGGTGGGCCCCGGGCTGGAATCCCTGGCCCAGCCCCTGAAGGCGCTCCGCCCCGGCCCGGAGGACCTGGTCCTCTATCACCACGGCATCGCCTCGCCGCTGAGCGGCCGGCTGATGCACCTGCCCTGCCGCCGGGGCCTCGTCTTCCACAACATCAGCCCCGCGCGGTTCTACGCGGGCACCCCACTGGCCGAGGCGCTCACCGCCGGCCGGGCCCAGCTCGCCGCCCTGGCGCCCTTCGTGGACCTGGCCCTGGGCGTCTCGGACTTCAACACGGCGGAGCTGCACGCCGCGGGCTACCGGAACCTCCACACTGTTCCCCTCTTCATCGAGCCCGGACGCTTCGCGGCCTCCTGGGCGGATCCCGCCCGGCGCCAGGCCCTGGAGGGCCCCTCCCCCACCGTGCTGAGCGTGAGCCGGGTGGCCCCGCACAAGCGCTTCGAGGACCTGATCGCCCTGCACGCGGAGCTGCTGCGGCTGCGGCCCCAAGCCCGCTTGCTGCTCGTGGGGGGCTATGAGCCGGGCAGCCGCTACTTCAAGTCCCTCCAGCGCGCCGCGAAGGGGCTCTCCGGGGTGCACTTCCTGGGCCGGCTGAACCACGCGGAGCTGGTGGCGGCCTACCGCGCTGCCCAAGTCTTCGTCTCCATGAGCGAGCACGAGGGCTTCGGCGTTCCGCTCATCGAGGCCATGGCGGCCGAGGTGCCCGTGCTGGCGTTCGGCGCCGCCGCCGTCCCGGAGACGCTGGGCGGCGCGGGCATCGTCTTCGATCAGAAGCGCTTCGCCTTCCTCGCCGAGCTGGTGGTGGAGCTGAGCGAGGATGCGGCCCTGCGGGAGCGGATCCTCCAGGGCCAGGCCCAGCGCCTCGGGTTCTTCTCGGCGGAGCACAGCCAGCAGGCCCTGGAGAAGGCCCTCGCCACGGTGGCCCCCGCCCCTGCCGCCCCCCGCCGCCGGACGGCGAAGCCCAAGCGCCCGCGCGTGGCCATCGTCGTCCAGCGCTACGGGGAGGTGACCGGCGGCGCCGAGCGCCACGCCCAGCAGGTGGCCGAGCACCTGGCCCCGCACTGGAACCTCACCCTGCTCACCACGTGCGCCAAGAACCACCTCACCTGGGAGAACGTCTTCCCCGCCGGGGAGGACCGGGTGGAGGGGCTGCCCGTGCTGCGCTTTCCGGTGACGCGCACGCGCAACATCCGCCCCTTCAACGGCCTGTCGCGCCAGGTGTTCGACCGCCCCAACGAGCGGCTGCGCGAGGAGCACTGGGTGGCCGAGCAGGGCCCGCTCTGCCCGGGGCTGCTCTCGCACCTGGCCTCCACGGCGGACGCCTACGACGGCTACCTCTTCTTCACGTACCTGTATGCCCCCACCGTCTGGGGCCTGCCGCTGGTGGCCCGCCGCGCGATGCTGGTGCCCACCGCGCACGATGAGCCCCCGTTGCGCTTCGGCGTCTACGCGGATGTGTTCGAGCGGCCCCGGGTGCTCATGTGCAACACCCCGGAGGAGGTGGCCCTCATCGGCCGCTTCTACCCGGACCATGCGCGGGCCCGGGTGGTGGGGGTGGGCGTGGACCGCCCCGCCGCGCAAGGCGAGCGCTTCCGCCAGAAGCACGGGCTGAAGCGTGACTACCTGCTCTACGTGGGCCGGCTGGAGCCGGGCAAGGGCATCCCCGAGCTGCTCTCCCACCACCGGGCGCTCCAGGAGCGCTACGCGGACGCGCCGGACCTGGTGCTCGCGGGCGATGCGAACATGGCGCTGGGCGGCCCGGGCGTGCACTACGTGGGCCGGGTGAGCGAGCAGGACAAGCATGACGCGCTGGCCGGCGCGCTCGCGGTGGTGGTGCCCTCGCGCTTCGAGAGCCTCTCGCTGCTGACGCTGGAGGCCTTTGCCCAGGGCACGCCCGTGCTCGTCAACGGGCACTCGGAAGTCCTCGCCGGCCAGGTGGACCGGAGCCAGGCGGGGCGGACCTATACGGACCTGGAGTCCTTCATCACCGGACTGCGGGAAGTGGGCGAGCAGCGCCAGGCCCTGGGCAGCCGGGGGCTGACCTACGCGAAGCGCCACGGATGGCCTCAGGTGGTGGAGGCCTACCGCGAAGAGATGGACCTCATCCTCCAGGAGAAGCGCCGATGA
- a CDS encoding class I SAM-dependent methyltransferase encodes MPLDVTARAPSEPFLSPVPGACYLCKGRRLRLRYPARGPRGAGDAAAYRCTSFGHRTHPPIWECEECQMLFQWPLPSAAELLRAYQDVEDPLYVAEKDNRYRTFRRVLQALGPAQGRTLLDVGAYCGYFLDVAREGGFRPEGLELSRWAAGHARSLGFTVHGRPLRELAAEGRTYDVVTLWDVVEHFADPREELAAAFQLVRPGGRLYLSTIDASSLVARVLGGQWPWLMDMHLFYFGRSTLAMLLEEVGFQVVEARTYTHIISADYLLRKLGASFQPLAPVMGGLRRLVPSRWSVPFNLGDNMLMAAERP; translated from the coding sequence ATGCCCCTAGATGTAACCGCCCGCGCGCCGTCCGAGCCCTTCCTGTCCCCGGTTCCCGGCGCCTGCTACCTGTGCAAGGGACGGCGGCTGCGGTTGCGCTACCCCGCCCGGGGGCCGAGAGGCGCGGGGGATGCCGCGGCCTACCGGTGCACCTCCTTTGGCCACCGCACCCATCCGCCCATCTGGGAGTGCGAGGAGTGCCAGATGCTCTTCCAGTGGCCCCTGCCGTCCGCCGCGGAGCTGCTTCGGGCCTATCAGGACGTGGAGGATCCGCTGTACGTGGCGGAAAAGGACAACCGCTACCGGACCTTCCGGCGCGTCCTCCAGGCGCTGGGGCCCGCGCAGGGCCGGACCTTGCTCGATGTGGGGGCCTACTGTGGCTACTTCCTGGATGTGGCCCGCGAGGGGGGCTTCCGCCCCGAGGGGTTGGAATTGTCGCGCTGGGCCGCGGGGCATGCCCGGTCCCTGGGGTTCACCGTGCACGGCCGTCCGCTGAGGGAGCTGGCCGCGGAGGGCCGCACCTATGACGTGGTGACGCTCTGGGACGTGGTGGAGCACTTCGCCGACCCGCGCGAGGAGCTCGCCGCGGCGTTCCAGCTCGTGCGCCCCGGGGGCCGCCTCTACCTGTCCACCATCGATGCGAGCAGCCTGGTGGCCCGCGTGCTGGGCGGCCAGTGGCCCTGGCTGATGGACATGCACCTGTTCTACTTCGGCCGCTCCACGCTCGCGATGCTGCTGGAGGAGGTGGGGTTCCAAGTCGTCGAGGCGCGGACCTACACCCACATCATCTCCGCCGATTACCTCCTGCGAAAGCTGGGCGCGAGCTTCCAGCCCCTGGCGCCCGTGATGGGGGGGCTGCGGCGGCTGGTGCCCTCGCGCTGGTCGGTGCCCTTCAACCTGGGCGACAACATGTTGATGGCCGCCGAGCGGCCTTGA
- a CDS encoding FAD-dependent oxidoreductase, whose product MPSLNASTASSSPTLTLGLPGFTFEDLYRPQGLRRLADRFDAWMSEHEPELLQAFDAYRKSGGTSVSGPAESELLIRVSRHVGTFLARLFNIGEETEGLARRLTGELPLFDFKRDFITRRVFKKGAPDRPSLAEYPSLDARMRLLLQLGFPESLALDPERGLAESVLTLMDLERVFSGALAPANKAREPALRERWTALRTALVSTPEGKEAFGSSLVPQGEDAAELQAVRALLSLADRWTYARALHPEIKELFHTWSTHRIPKPLVFDQLVSLHRPDPQLPEISESPGHHLRHRDGFKLTDRRGTPRDVMNEVDYCVICHEREKDSCSKGFKAKDPVAEGHTYKKNPLGIPLTGCPLDERISEAHALKREGLSVGALAMVMLDNPMCPGTGHRICNDCMKACIFQKQEPVNIPLAETSTLTDVLELPWGFELYGLLSRWNPLNVRRPYALPYIGRNALVVGLGPAGYTLAHYLLNEGFGVTGVDGLKIEPFPDELVGRNGQALQPIRDWRALTRELDERVLEGFGGVSEYGITVRWDKNFLTLIHLTLARRANLHIYGGVRFGGTLTIDDAWALGFDHIAIAAGAGRPTIIGMKNNLIRGIRKASDFLMALQLSGAFKRDSLANLQVQLPAIVIGGGLTGIDTATELMAYYPVQVQRILERHEQLTAELSEETVLARLDAEERATYQMFLEHGRAVRAEREKALAEGRSPDFIQLVRGWGGVSLVYRRSLTESPAYRLNHEEVVKALEEGIRFIERMSPTEALQDASGAVRAIRFERMVTQDGKLKGSGEFFEMPAKTVCVAAGTSPNVTYEKEYPGTFRLDENKEYFQGFELDEAGEAYTLKPVEAVEDLDAKVGFFTSYQKEGRFISFYGDNHPTYAGNVVKAMASAKDGYPQVARLFAREVAAMDFSDEAAQAAREARLAAHFAKLDEALNATIVAVNRLTPTIVEVVVKAPFAASHFEPGQFYRLQNFERLAPVVDGTRLTMEGLALTGAWVDKEKGLMGTIVLEMGSSSRLCAALRPGEAVVLMGPTGAPTEIAHNETVVLVGGGLGNAVLFSIARSLKAAGCRVVYFAGYRQKVDSFKQAEIEAGTDQIIWSVDSGETIQPRRPQDAAFRGNVVQAMLAYAQGQLGPAPVISLNEVDRIIAIGSDRMMRAVQEARHGVLQPFLKPGHEAIGSINSPMQCMMKEICAQCLQKHVDPRTGKETWVFSCYNQDQNLDQVDFVNLNQRLRGNTVMEKVSDVFLARLLQKAPQLKRV is encoded by the coding sequence ATGCCTTCCTTGAACGCCTCCACTGCCTCCTCCAGCCCCACGCTGACGCTGGGCCTGCCTGGGTTCACCTTCGAAGACCTCTACCGTCCCCAGGGCCTGCGCCGGCTCGCGGACCGCTTCGACGCGTGGATGTCCGAGCACGAGCCCGAGCTGCTCCAGGCCTTCGACGCCTACCGGAAGTCGGGGGGGACGAGCGTGTCGGGCCCCGCGGAGTCCGAGCTGCTCATCCGCGTCTCGCGCCACGTGGGCACCTTCCTGGCCCGCCTGTTCAACATCGGCGAGGAGACCGAGGGCCTGGCGCGCCGGCTGACCGGGGAGCTGCCGCTGTTCGACTTCAAGCGCGACTTCATCACCCGCCGCGTCTTCAAGAAGGGCGCCCCGGACCGCCCGTCGCTCGCCGAGTACCCCTCGCTGGATGCCCGGATGCGCCTGCTCTTGCAGCTGGGCTTCCCGGAGTCCCTGGCCCTGGACCCGGAGCGGGGCCTGGCCGAGTCCGTCCTCACGCTGATGGACCTGGAGCGCGTCTTCTCGGGCGCCCTGGCCCCGGCGAACAAGGCCCGGGAGCCGGCGCTGCGCGAGCGGTGGACCGCACTGCGCACCGCGCTCGTGTCCACGCCCGAGGGCAAGGAAGCCTTCGGCTCCAGCCTCGTCCCCCAAGGGGAGGACGCGGCGGAGCTCCAGGCCGTGCGCGCCCTGCTCTCGCTGGCCGACCGCTGGACGTACGCCCGCGCGCTGCACCCGGAAATCAAGGAGCTGTTCCACACCTGGTCCACGCACCGCATCCCCAAGCCCCTGGTCTTCGACCAGCTCGTCTCGCTGCACCGGCCGGACCCGCAGCTGCCCGAGATTTCCGAGAGCCCCGGGCACCACCTGCGCCACCGGGATGGGTTCAAGCTCACCGACCGCCGCGGCACCCCGCGCGACGTGATGAACGAGGTGGACTACTGCGTCATCTGCCACGAGCGCGAGAAGGACTCCTGCTCCAAGGGCTTCAAGGCGAAGGACCCGGTGGCCGAGGGGCACACCTACAAGAAGAACCCGCTGGGAATCCCCCTGACGGGCTGCCCCCTGGATGAGCGCATCTCCGAGGCCCACGCGCTCAAGCGCGAGGGGCTCTCCGTCGGCGCGCTGGCCATGGTGATGCTGGACAACCCCATGTGCCCGGGCACCGGCCACCGCATCTGCAACGACTGCATGAAGGCCTGCATCTTCCAGAAGCAGGAGCCGGTGAACATCCCCCTGGCGGAGACCTCCACGCTCACGGACGTGCTGGAGCTGCCCTGGGGCTTCGAGCTCTACGGGCTGCTGTCCCGGTGGAACCCGCTCAACGTGCGCCGCCCGTACGCGCTGCCGTACATCGGCCGCAACGCGCTGGTGGTGGGCCTGGGCCCGGCCGGCTACACGCTGGCGCACTACCTGCTCAACGAGGGCTTCGGCGTCACCGGCGTGGACGGGCTGAAGATTGAGCCCTTCCCCGACGAGCTGGTGGGCCGCAACGGCCAGGCACTCCAGCCCATCCGGGACTGGCGGGCGCTCACCCGCGAGCTGGACGAGCGGGTGCTGGAGGGCTTCGGCGGCGTGTCCGAGTACGGCATCACCGTGCGCTGGGACAAGAACTTCCTCACCCTCATCCACCTGACGCTGGCGCGCCGGGCGAACCTGCACATCTACGGCGGCGTGCGCTTCGGTGGCACCCTCACCATCGACGATGCGTGGGCGCTGGGGTTCGACCACATCGCCATCGCCGCGGGCGCGGGCCGGCCCACCATCATCGGGATGAAGAACAACCTCATCCGGGGCATCCGCAAGGCGAGCGACTTCCTCATGGCGCTGCAGCTCTCGGGCGCCTTCAAGCGCGACTCCCTGGCGAACCTCCAGGTGCAGCTGCCCGCCATCGTCATCGGCGGCGGCCTGACGGGCATCGACACGGCCACGGAGCTGATGGCGTACTACCCGGTGCAGGTGCAGCGCATCCTGGAGCGCCACGAGCAGCTCACCGCGGAGCTGAGCGAGGAGACCGTCCTGGCGCGGCTGGACGCCGAGGAGCGCGCCACCTACCAGATGTTCCTGGAGCACGGCCGCGCGGTGCGCGCCGAGCGCGAGAAGGCGCTCGCCGAGGGCCGCAGCCCGGACTTCATCCAGCTGGTGCGCGGCTGGGGCGGCGTGAGCCTCGTCTACCGCCGCAGCCTCACCGAGTCCCCCGCCTACCGCCTCAACCACGAGGAGGTGGTGAAGGCGCTGGAGGAGGGCATCCGCTTCATCGAGCGCATGAGCCCCACGGAGGCGCTGCAGGACGCGAGCGGCGCGGTGCGGGCCATCCGCTTCGAGCGCATGGTGACCCAGGACGGCAAGCTCAAGGGCAGCGGCGAGTTCTTCGAGATGCCGGCGAAGACGGTGTGCGTGGCCGCGGGCACCTCGCCCAACGTCACCTACGAGAAGGAGTACCCGGGCACCTTCCGGCTCGACGAGAACAAGGAGTACTTCCAGGGCTTCGAGCTGGACGAGGCCGGTGAGGCCTACACGCTCAAGCCCGTGGAGGCGGTGGAGGACCTGGATGCGAAGGTGGGCTTCTTCACCTCGTACCAGAAGGAGGGCCGCTTCATCTCCTTCTACGGGGACAACCACCCCACCTACGCGGGCAACGTGGTGAAGGCCATGGCGAGCGCCAAGGATGGCTACCCGCAGGTGGCGCGCCTGTTCGCCCGGGAAGTGGCGGCGATGGACTTCTCGGACGAGGCGGCCCAGGCCGCGCGCGAGGCGCGGCTCGCCGCCCACTTCGCGAAGCTGGACGAGGCGCTCAACGCCACCATCGTGGCCGTCAACCGCCTGACGCCCACCATCGTGGAGGTGGTGGTGAAGGCGCCGTTCGCCGCCAGCCACTTCGAGCCGGGCCAGTTCTACCGGCTGCAGAACTTCGAGCGGCTGGCGCCCGTCGTGGACGGCACGCGGCTGACGATGGAGGGCCTGGCGCTCACCGGGGCGTGGGTGGACAAGGAGAAGGGGCTGATGGGCACCATCGTGCTGGAGATGGGCTCCTCCTCGCGCCTGTGCGCCGCGCTGCGGCCCGGTGAGGCCGTGGTGCTCATGGGCCCCACGGGCGCGCCCACGGAGATCGCCCACAACGAGACGGTGGTGCTGGTGGGCGGCGGCCTGGGCAACGCGGTGCTCTTCTCCATCGCCCGCTCGCTCAAGGCGGCCGGCTGCCGCGTCGTCTACTTCGCCGGCTACCGGCAGAAGGTGGACAGCTTCAAGCAGGCCGAGATCGAAGCCGGGACGGATCAGATCATCTGGTCGGTGGACAGCGGCGAGACCATCCAGCCCCGGCGGCCCCAGGACGCCGCCTTCCGGGGCAACGTCGTCCAGGCGATGCTCGCCTACGCCCAGGGCCAGCTCGGCCCCGCGCCCGTCATCTCCCTGAACGAGGTGGACCGCATCATCGCCATCGGCTCGGACCGGATGATGCGCGCGGTGCAGGAGGCCCGCCACGGCGTGCTGCAGCCCTTCCTCAAGCCGGGACACGAGGCCATCGGCTCCATCAACTCGCCGATGCAGTGCATGATGAAGGAGATCTGCGCCCAGTGCCTTCAGAAGCACGTGGATCCGCGCACGGGCAAGGAGACGTGGGTGTTCTCCTGCTACAACCAGGACCAGAACCTGGACCAGGTGGACTTCGTCAACCTGAACCAGCGCCTGCGCGGCAACACCGTCATGGAGAAGGTGTCGGACGTCTTCCTGGCGCGCCTGCTCCAGAAGGCCCCCCAGCTCAAGCGCGTCTGA
- a CDS encoding SixA phosphatase family protein — MRLFLVRHADADAEIPDGLGDEARPLTAKARATSAVHFASLAERMGPISLILTSPLVRTVQTSQILSDSTKHEGLLRVHRCLLPEMPVGSLEPVIADHADQNMVLVGHQPSMGALAAHLLGMQSFPKPVNPGTVIALERSEEAGAPFKFLFYAAPGQPVLDVIQ, encoded by the coding sequence TTGAGGCTTTTCCTGGTAAGGCACGCCGATGCGGACGCAGAGATCCCCGATGGACTCGGCGACGAGGCTCGCCCGCTGACCGCGAAAGCCCGCGCCACCTCTGCCGTGCACTTCGCGTCGCTGGCGGAGCGCATGGGGCCCATCTCGCTCATCCTGACGAGCCCGCTGGTCCGCACGGTCCAGACCTCGCAGATCCTCTCCGACTCCACCAAGCACGAGGGCCTGCTCCGGGTGCACCGCTGCCTGCTGCCGGAGATGCCCGTGGGCTCGCTGGAGCCGGTCATCGCCGATCACGCGGACCAGAACATGGTGCTCGTGGGGCACCAGCCCTCCATGGGCGCCCTGGCGGCGCACCTGCTGGGCATGCAGTCGTTCCCCAAGCCGGTCAACCCCGGCACGGTCATCGCCCTGGAGCGCTCCGAGGAAGCCGGCGCCCCGTTCAAGTTCCTGTTCTACGCGGCGCCCGGACAGCCGGTCCTCGACGTCATCCAGTGA
- the cyaY gene encoding iron donor protein CyaY — MMDEARYNQLVAAVFKRMVAAADGIDPDVLEADTTGDMLTLTAPSREKCIVNTQRAVRQIWVAGKSQGIHFSYDEATGTWKDDKGRGLELFSFVAQVVREISGADLAYPS, encoded by the coding sequence ATGATGGACGAAGCGCGCTACAACCAGCTCGTCGCCGCGGTCTTCAAGCGCATGGTCGCCGCGGCCGATGGCATCGATCCGGACGTCCTCGAGGCAGACACCACCGGGGACATGCTCACCCTCACCGCCCCCTCGCGCGAGAAGTGCATCGTCAATACCCAGCGCGCCGTGCGGCAGATCTGGGTGGCGGGCAAGAGCCAGGGCATCCACTTCTCGTATGACGAGGCCACCGGCACCTGGAAGGACGACAAGGGCCGGGGGCTGGAGCTGTTCTCCTTCGTGGCCCAGGTGGTGCGGGAGATCAGCGGCGCGGACCTCGCCTACCCCTCCTGA
- a CDS encoding diguanylate cyclase, with protein MRSALIAEPSLPVCTALRKFLESADYEVSIVGTLDEALREAHARAPSVLLASQSASLDGEALCRQVKAELPELPVLLLYLPEEDQPEQRCAGAGGDAFLVGPLKRTTVVTCVGLLIQLFEARAAAQAVPSAGAEAPNRRTDAAGSPDFEFLKRLLLMEVKRSRRYRYPIALVLLELDRLAEHLAPLGPPRRTAVLAEVLALLTEAMRDIDVTVPLSEGRFVSFMPHTAKDGAMMVAERLRQRVKTLAPLPELTLSLGLAVFEPASARGQTQVSFGNLMRDASEALRKAQAAGGDRVVFSERGPQPPGEAPQEG; from the coding sequence ATGCGCTCCGCACTCATTGCCGAGCCGTCCCTCCCGGTCTGCACGGCACTCCGCAAGTTCCTGGAGAGCGCGGATTATGAAGTGAGCATTGTCGGCACCCTGGACGAGGCGCTGCGGGAAGCCCACGCGCGCGCGCCCTCGGTGCTGCTGGCCTCCCAGAGTGCCTCGCTCGACGGCGAGGCGCTCTGCCGCCAGGTGAAGGCGGAGCTGCCGGAGCTGCCGGTGCTCCTGCTCTACCTGCCGGAGGAGGACCAGCCCGAGCAGCGCTGCGCGGGCGCCGGGGGGGATGCCTTCCTGGTGGGCCCCCTCAAGCGCACCACCGTGGTGACGTGCGTAGGGCTGCTGATTCAGCTCTTCGAGGCGCGTGCCGCCGCCCAGGCGGTGCCCTCCGCGGGGGCGGAGGCCCCCAACCGGCGCACGGACGCGGCGGGCTCCCCGGACTTCGAGTTCCTCAAGCGGCTGCTCCTCATGGAGGTGAAGCGCAGCCGGCGCTACCGCTACCCCATCGCCCTGGTGCTGCTGGAGCTGGACCGCCTGGCCGAGCACCTGGCCCCGCTGGGCCCCCCGCGGCGCACCGCGGTGCTGGCCGAGGTGCTGGCGCTGCTCACCGAGGCCATGCGCGACATCGACGTCACCGTCCCCCTGTCCGAGGGGCGCTTCGTCTCCTTCATGCCCCACACGGCCAAGGATGGGGCGATGATGGTGGCCGAGCGGCTGCGCCAGCGGGTGAAGACGCTGGCCCCGCTGCCGGAGCTGACCCTGTCCCTGGGGCTGGCGGTGTTCGAGCCCGCCTCGGCGCGGGGGCAGACCCAGGTCAGCTTCGGCAACCTCATGAGGGATGCCAGCGAGGCGCTGCGCAAGGCGCAGGCCGCGGGCGGGGACCGGGTGGTGTTCAGCGAGCGGGGGCCGCAGCCTCCGGGCGAGGCGCCTCAGGAGGGGTAG
- the frr gene encoding ribosome recycling factor, with translation MANEDVLKELKGRIDKTIDDLKRELAKVRTGRASTAILDGVRVDYYGTPTPLSGVANVNAPEPRLITIKPFDKSVLKEIEKALREANLGINPMNDGEMIRLPFPPLTEERRKDIAKQVKSKGEEHKVAIRNIRRDANEALKEKLKAKTITEDDNKRTSEKVQKETDAGVTKVDEIIAAKEKEVMSV, from the coding sequence ATGGCGAATGAAGACGTGCTGAAGGAGTTGAAGGGCCGCATCGACAAGACGATCGATGATCTCAAGCGTGAGCTGGCCAAGGTCCGCACCGGCCGGGCCAGCACCGCCATCCTGGATGGCGTCCGGGTGGACTACTATGGCACGCCGACGCCGCTGTCGGGCGTGGCCAACGTGAACGCCCCCGAGCCTCGCCTCATCACCATCAAGCCCTTTGACAAGAGCGTCCTCAAGGAAATCGAAAAGGCGCTGCGCGAGGCCAACCTCGGCATCAACCCGATGAACGACGGCGAGATGATCCGCCTGCCGTTCCCGCCGCTGACCGAGGAGCGCCGCAAGGACATCGCCAAGCAGGTGAAGTCCAAGGGCGAGGAGCACAAGGTCGCCATCCGCAACATCCGCCGGGACGCCAACGAGGCCCTCAAGGAGAAGCTGAAGGCGAAGACCATCACCGAGGACGACAACAAGCGGACCTCGGAGAAGGTGCAGAAGGAGACCGACGCGGGCGTGACCAAGGTCGACGAAATCATCGCGGCCAAGGAAAAGGAGGTTATGTCCGTCTGA